From the genome of Alicyclobacillus sp. SO9:
GTTTCCCACTGAACTGGTACTTTGGGACCTTAGCTGTTGGTCTGGGCTGTTTCCCTTTTGACCACGGATCTTAGCATTCGTAGTCTGACTGCCCGGGTTAATATTGCGGCATTCGGAGTTTGACTGAGCTTGGTAACCCTGGACGGGCCCCGCACCCAATCAGTGCTCTACCTCCGCAACTCATCCCCGGACGCTAGCCCTAAAGCTATTTCGGGGAGAACCAGCTATCTCCGAGTTCGATTGGAATTTCTCCCCTACCCCCAGTTCATCCCCTGGCTTTTCAACGCCAGTGGGTTCGGGCCTCCATGCGGTGTTACCCGCACTTCACCCTGACCAGGGGTAGATCACCCGGTTTCGGGTCGAGGACTGCCAACTTATCGCCCTTTTCAGACTCGCTTTCGCTTCGGCTCCGGCTTCTCACCTTAACCTTGCTCGCCGCCCTCACTCGCCGGTTCATTCTACAAAAGGCACGCCGTCACACCTCTATGGATGCTTCGACTGATTGTAGGCACACGGTTTCAGGTTCTCTTTCACTCCGCTCCCGCGGTGCTTTTCACCTTTCCCTCACGGTACTCATCACTATCGGTCGCCAGGGAGTATTTAGCCTTAGGAGGTGGTCCTCCCAGATTCCCACGGGGTTTCTCGTGTCCCGCGGTACTTGGGGTCATGCGACAAAGTCGCGTCCGTTTCGAGTACGGGGCTCTCACCCTCTTCGACAGGCCTTCCCAGACCTTTCCTCTACGAACATCGTTTTCTCACTCTGTGAACCGGTTGCAGCCCGTTCTTCGCTTGCCCCGCTACCCCGTCTACGCATCCCCTGCAAGGTTTCCCGCGTATCCGGTTTAGGCTCTTCCGCTTTCGCTCGCCACTACTGACGGAATCACTCTTGTTTTCTCTTCCTCGGGGTACTGAGATGTTTCAGTTCTCCCGGTTGCCTCTACAGACCTATGGATTCAGCCTGCAGTCCTGGCCCATCACGACCAGGGGGTTCCCCCATTCGGACATCCACGGATCAAGGCTCGCTTACAGCTCCCCGTGGCATTTCGGTGTTCGCCCCGTCCTTCTTCGGCTCCTGGCGCCTAGGCATCCCCCGTGCGCCCTTTCTACCTTCACCACATTCGGTCCGCATTGCTGCTTCCCGATTTTCGGTATTTCATACTATCACTTTCATTCACATCCCTGTGAACGAAGTGCAGTTACCCATTTCTTACTTGTGAACAGGAAAATTCACTTCTCGCTATCTGGTTGTCAAGGTACACACCTCTGTGTCCGTAGACACAAAAGTTGAAGATACACTTCCCTGCATTCCTGCAGGCAGGGCACCTTCAAAACTAAACACACTCACTAACTCCAGTTTCCACAATGGGACTTGCAGTTAGTTCAGAGACGCTTGCGTTCTGACAGACTCTCGCGGTCTGTCTAGTACTCCATAGAAAGGAGGTGATCCAGCCGCACCTTCCGATACGGCTACCTTGTTACGACTTCACCCCAATCATCAGCCCCACCTTCGGCGGCTAGTCCCCCTAAGGGTTACCCCACCGACTTCGGGTGTTGCCAACTCTCGTGGTGTGACGGGCGGTGTGTACAAGGCCCGGGAACGGATTCACCGCGGCATGCTGATCCGCGATTACTAGCAATTCCGGCTTCATGCAGGCGGGTTGCAGCCTGCAATCCGAACTACGAACGGTTTTCTGGGTTTTGCTCCACCTCGCGGTCTCGCTTCCCTTTGTTCCGCCCATTGTAGCACGTGTGTTGCCCAGGACATAAAGGGCATGATGATTTGACGTCATCCCCACCTTCCTCCGACTTGCGTCGGCTGTCACCTGTGAGTCCCCATCTTTACATGCTGGTAACACAGATTAAGGGTTGCGCTCGTTGCGGGACTTAACCCAACATCTCACGACACGAGCTGACGACAACCATGCACCACCTGTCTCCCCTGCCCGAAGGGAAGGTGTATCTCTACACCGGTCAGGGGGATGTCAAGCCCTGGTAAGGTTCTTCGCGTTGCTTCGAATTAAACCACATGCTCCACTGCTTGTGCGGGCCCCCGTCAATTCCTTTGAGTTTCAGTCTTGCGACCGTACTCCCCAGGCGGAGTGCTTATCGGGTTTCCTTCGGCACTGAGGGCGGTAACCCCCAACACCTAGCACTCATCGTTTACGGCGTGGACTACCAGGGTATCTAATCCTGTTCGCTCCCCACGCTTTCGTGCCTCAGCGTCAGTCACTGTCCAGCAAGGCGCCTTCGCCACTGGTATTCCTCCACATCTCTACGCATTTCACCGCTACACGTGGAATTCCCCTTGCCTCTCCAGTACTCAAGCCTCACAGTTTCCAAGGCATTCTCAGGGTTGAGCCCTGAGTTTTCACCCCAGACTTACAAGGCCGCCTACGCACGCTTTACGCCCAGTGATTCCGGACAACGCTTGCCCCCTACGTATTACCGCGGCTGCTGGCACGTAGTTAGCCGGGGCTTCCTCTTCCGGTACCGTCTCGACAGGAGCATTCCCTCTCCTGTCCGCTCTTCCCGATTGACTGAGCTTTACAACCCGAAGGCCTTCTTCGCTCACGCGGCGTTGCTCCGTCAGGCTTTCGCCCATTGCGGAAGATTCCCTACTGCTGCCTCCCGTAGGAGTCTGGGCCGTGTCTCAGTCCCAGTGTGGCCGGTCACCCTCTCAGGTCGGCTACGCATCGTTGCCTTGGTAGGCCGTTACCCCACCAACGAGCTAATGCGCCGCGGGCTCCTCTGTCAGTACTGCCGTAGCAGCTTTCAAAGCAGGAAGATGCCTTCCCGCTGTCTATCCGGCATTAGCACCCGTTTCCGGATGTTATTCCAGTCTGACAGGCAGATTGCCCACGTGTTACTCACCCGTCCGCCGCTAACCTCTGGGAGCAAGCTCCCATCAGTCCGCTCGACTTGCATGTATTAGGCACGCCGCCAGCGTTCGTCCTGAGCCAGGATCAAACTCTCAAATTTGGTCTTGCTTATATCCTGTACTGCTCTTCTCTCAAAGAACAGACGAAGCTCATTTCTTACACAAGCGTCTCTTTCGTGTGTTTAGTTTTCAAGGAACCCTTTGCTTCAAATCCCGATGAACCATTCTGCTGTCAATCCACTGGGTTGGCGGTCTGCATTTCTCCGCTCATCCACTTGTCAATCTCGGCTGAATCATCCCGCCTGAAGTCCTTCATGATGTCTGAAAAATGCTGTTATGGCGCGGGTTTTAAAGGCTTTGTTGTCCGGCCCGCTCTCGCGGCGACATCGACTAATATACCACGCCCAGAAGTCTTCGTCAAATGTTTTTATACACTTTTTTCAGTTCCAAATTCTGACCCCTGTTCAAGCTCAGATTCAGACTCAAATTCGCTTACTCATTCAGACCTCCATTTCACCTTCAAGCCTGGATGCGGACATAAGGTTTTCTAAGCCTCATCCTAGTTGAAACTTGCCTCCTTCCCATCCTCCTTCCCATCCCAAGCCTCCTTCCTTCATTCAGTGTGAAGTATGTCTGTGTTAAGCACGTCTCTGTCTCTAAGTTAATTCAGAAACCATCGCTGCGTGCGAAGGGATGTCCTTTTGACTGGCAACCAACCCGTGATTAGTTGGGATGCTGTAGCGTGTAGCCGTGATATTTACAGCAAAGTCCGCCAGCGCGGACGATACCCGCGTAGAGGGTCTCCAGGAAAGCTGAACCCACAACTTCACCACTGAACTTGCGTGAGGCGCACAACGCCTCAGAATGGCAGAGCGATCACGTCGCCATCACGTGTAGAGAGGATTTCATCGTGCAAGTTGTCACAAGATTTATGCTGCGACGAATACCAAGCAGGACTTATCGGCCCCTTCGTTGAAAGGTTTTCGTTCAAAGATTGGTTGGAAGGTCTTGAAAAATCATGGAATTCAAGGAGAATTGCAAGAAGGGCCGATACAAGGGTCTGAACATTACCTACCCAGGAGAGGTGCTATGGTGTTTTCCCACAAAGTCAACGAAGACATTGCTCTAAAGTTGCTGACACAACAGGACGCTGATGAAGTATTTCGCCTGACTGACGAATCACGCGAATACTTGAGAGAGTGGCTGCCATGGGTTGATTTCACGAAGAGTGTTTCTGATTCTCGCAACTTCCTACTCAGCGTTCAAGAACAGTGGGCGGCAAACAATGGATTTCAGGCTGGTATCTGCTACCGCAATGAATTAGCGGGAGTCATTGGGTTTCACGAGGTGAATTGGGCGAATAAATCGTCGAGCCTCGGTTATTGGCTTGCAGAAGGCTTTCAGGGAAAAGGAATTATGACAGAAGCTTGCCGGGCAATGGTTTCCATCGCATTTGAGCAGTATGGGCTAAACCGCGTCGA
Proteins encoded in this window:
- a CDS encoding GNAT family N-acetyltransferase codes for the protein MFSHKVNEDIALKLLTQQDADEVFRLTDESREYLREWLPWVDFTKSVSDSRNFLLSVQEQWAANNGFQAGICYRNELAGVIGFHEVNWANKSSSLGYWLAEGFQGKGIMTEACRAMVSIAFEQYGLNRVEIRAAAENHKSRAIPERLGFKEEGRVRQSEWVNNHFVDHVIYGILKEEWAT